In one window of Pieris brassicae chromosome 10, ilPieBrab1.1, whole genome shotgun sequence DNA:
- the LOC123715500 gene encoding uncharacterized protein LOC123715500 has translation MAILKLIICLSFIHMAVGKGSEAQIQCGPDYMKVIVPIDGDRKISYLDQLKEYSPCQPVMEGDAATYMLDLQDYHKCAVTRVLNKITGKRTYYHKIVIETLSGGRETVTVRCVVTNKRALSRRAVEPFPLDFSEPEVLDITRYEEGRAPEPILGAVVKQNGKQVSGEISVSPGTPLSMEIFLDNSSAPVYGLLVSYMHVTDTGKQQETIIFNGCSIDPYLFDNFQTNDGDNLTAKFRAFKFPDTTYVQFKGTVTVCLDKCQGVQCSNGVTAYGRKRRSIATNADSNKVYEVSLTTFIKVDYLDGDKEAEDVFGLIKNLKVANQLLGDRNGTPATVAEHTQDNQLVLQQSGGSVATFSLLLLILSTALLFK, from the exons GTAGCGAGGCACAAATTCAATGTGGCCCCGATTACATGAAGGTGATTGTGCCTATAGATGGCGACAGGAAGATATCATACCTCGACCAGTTAAAAG AATATTCGCCCTGTCAGCCAGTGATGGAGGGCGATGCAGCTACATACATGTTAGACCTCCAGGATTACCACAAGTGTGCCGTCACCCGAGTACTAAATAAGATcact GGAAAACGAACATACTACCACAAAATAGTGATAGAGACGTTATCGGGAGGGCGGGAAACTGTGACGGTGCGTTGTGTCGTCACGAACAAGCGAGCCTTATCTAGAAGAGCCGTGGAACCTTTCCCATTGGATTTTAGTGAACCTGA GGTTCTTGACATAACACGATACGAAGAAGGCCGTGCCCCCGAACCAATCTTGGGGGCGGTCGTCAAACAGAATGGAAAACA AGTATCAGGTGAGATCTCCGTCAGCCCCGGGACTCCTTTATCCATGGAAATATTCCTGGATAACTCGTCGGCACCCGTATATGGATTATTGGTGAGCTACATGCATGTGACAGACACGGGTAAACAGCAGGAgaccataatatttaatgg ATGTTCGATCGACCCCTACCTTTTTGACAACTTCCAAACCAACGATGGTGATAACTTGACAGCCAAGTTTAGGGCATTCAAGTTTCCCGATACGACCTATGTCCAATTTAAGGGTACTGTTACAGTATGCCTTGACAAGTGTCAAGGG GTGCAATGCAGTAACGGTGTTACAGCGTATGGTAGAAAACGGCGCTCAATAGCTACCAACGCTGACAGTAACAAAGTGTATGAAGTGTCGCTTACTACGTTTATTAAAGTAGACTATTTGGACGGAGATAAAGAAGCAG AAGACGTATTTggtttgataaaaaatttgaaagtAGCAAACCAGCTTTTGGGTGACAGAAATGGAACTCCAGCTACCGTTGCCGAGCACACCCAGGACAACCAACTAGTGTTACAGCAATCTGGTGGTAGTGTAGCTACGTTTAGTCTTTTATTATTGATCCTTAGTAcagctttattatttaagtaa
- the LOC123715334 gene encoding D-erythrulose reductase-like, whose protein sequence is MMEISFKGKRILVTGAGQGIGRGIAVELWRAGANIVALSRTRSHLEALQSEYPSIDIVDVDIADWEKTRGIVESLGPFDALVNNAAIAICEPFLTCSSSNFDKTFDVNVKAVLNISQVVARKMIEKKINGAIVNISSQASKAALQDHTIYSASKAALDALTRAMALELGPQGIRVNAVNPTVIMTAMAKVGWSDEKKSSEMLSKIPLRRFGEVQEVVNAVVFLLSERASMITGVELPVDGGFLAT, encoded by the exons ATGATGGAAATATCATTCAAAGGAAAACGAATTCTAGTTACTGGTGCTGGTCAAG GGATTGGTCGAGGGATAGCAGTAGAATTATGGAGAGCTGGGGCAAATATTGTAGCATTATCTAGAACAAGATCACATTTAGAGGCCTTACAAAGCGAATATCCTTCAATTGACATTGTTGATGTAGATATAGCTGATTGGGAAAAGACCCGTGGTATAGTAGAATCCTTGGGACCGTTTGATGCATTAGTAAACAATGCTGCAATTGCCATATGTGAACCTTTCCTTACATGTTCTTCATCCAATTTTGATAA gaCATTTGATGTCAATGTTAAagcagttttaaatataagccAAGTTGTAGCACGAAAaatgatagaaaaaaaaatcaatggggcaattgtaaatatatcttCTCAAGCTTCTAAA GCTGCTCTACAAGATCATACAATATATAGTGCTTCAAAAGCAGCTCTAGATGCTTTAACCAGAGCCATGGCCTTAGAATTGGGACCGCAAGGAATAAGGGTTAATGCTGTCAATCCTACAGTAATAATGACTGCCATGGCGAAAGTTGGTTGGTCTGATGAAAAGAAAAGCTCAGAAATGCTATCTAAGATTCCATTGAGaag atTTGGTGAAGTTCAAGAAGTGGTGAATGCTGTAGTGTTCCTATTAAGTGAGCGAGCCAGCATGATAACTGGTGTTGAATTGCCAGTTGATGGAGGATTTCTAGCCACATAA
- the LOC123714839 gene encoding casein kinase I, giving the protein MQKMELRVGNKYRLGRKIGSGSFGDIYLGTNIVTREEVAIKLECIKTRHPQLHIESKFYKLMRGGIGIPAIKWCGSEGDYNVMVMELLGPSLEDLFNFCSRRFSLKTVLLLADQLITRIEDIHYRNFIHRDIKPDNFLMGLGKKGNLVYIIDFGLAKRYKDPRTNQHIPYRENKNLTGTARYASINTHLGIEQSRRDDLESLGYVLMYFNRGSLPWQGLKAATKRQKYERISEKKLSTPFDELCKNHPVEFQLYLKYCRRLRFEERPDYGHLRKLFRTLFHRQGFTYDYVFDWNMLKFGPPAVGNTRTNQPPKGHRDQNQKQETSTAGPAAPQPSTTVAAVSEWR; this is encoded by the exons ATGCAGAAAATGGAGCTGCGAGTTGGAAATAAGTATCGATTGGGCCGTAAAATTGGGTCTGGATCCTTTGGAGACATTTATCTTG GCACAAACATTGTAACCAGAGAGGAGGTAGCAATAAAATTAGAATGTATAAAGACAAGACATCCACAGTTACACATagagagtaaattttataaacttatgagAGGAGGca TTGGTATTCCTGCAATAAAATGGTGTGGCTCAGAAGGAGATTACAATGTGATGGTGATGGAACTACTAGGCCCATCTTTAgaagatttatttaacttcTGTTCACGCCGTTTCTCCCTGAAGACTGTTCTGTTACTTGCTGATCAACTTATTACTCGCATAGAAGATATCCACTATAGGAATTTTATTCATAG agACATCAAACCTGACAACTTTTTAATGGGACTCGGTAAAAAGGGCAACTTAGTGTACATAATAGATTTTGGCTTAGCGAAGAGATACAAGGATCCACGCACCAACCAACATATACCGTACAgagaaaacaaaaacttgaCAG GAACGGCTAGATACGCGTCGATAAATACCCATCTCGGTATAGAGCAGTCCCGGCGTGATGACCTGGAATCCCTGGGCTACGTTCTAATGTACTTCAACCGCGGCAGCCTTCCCTGGCAGGGTCTGAAGGCGGCCACAAAACGGCAGAAGTACGAGAGGATATCCGAGAAGAAGCTGTCTACTCCCTTCGACGAGCTTTGCAAA AACCATCCGGTGGAATTTCAACTGTACTTGAAGTATTGTCGGCGGCTGCGGTTCGAAGAGCGACCGGATTATGGGCACCTGCGAAAGCTCTTCCGTACATTGTTTCATCGGCAAGGATTCACCTATGATTACGTCTTTGACTGGAATATGCTCAAATTCGGTCCGCcag caGTTGGCAATACTCGCACTAACCAGCCTCCGAAAGGTCATCGTGATCAGAACCAAAAACAAGAAACCA GTACGGCTGGACCTGCCGCTCCGCAGCCGAGCACTACGGTGGCAGCGGTTTCAGAGTGGCGGTGA
- the LOC123714840 gene encoding L-xylulose reductase-like, giving the protein MAKYFENKRILVTGGCSGIGRGTVIELWRLGATVVAISHQEENLQKLKNEYPSIEIACVDLRDWDTTREIVESLGIFHGLVNCAGFIQNQPVLDCSPDIFDQTMQVNVRAIVNISQIVARKMIDNEITGSIVNISSQGSKAALKDHLAYCTSKGALDAMTRVMALELGPHGIRVNTINPTVIMTDLGRRAWADPEKAQTMLSKIPLGRFGEVQEAVNAIVFLLSDKSSMINGVHLPVDGGFLAT; this is encoded by the exons ATGGCTAAATACTTCGAAAATAAAAGGATATTAGTGACCGGTGGATGTTCAG GCATCGGTCGTGGTACAGTCATCGAACTTTGGAGACTTGGAGCAACAGTAGTTGCTATCTCGCATCAAGAAGAAAacctacaaaaattaaaaaatgaataccCTTCAATCGAAATAGCATGTGTCGATCTACGAGATTGGGATACAACTCGAGAAATTGTCGAATCGCTTGGAATTTTTCATGGTTTGGTAAACTGTGCGGGATTTATACAGAATCAACCAGTTCTAGATTGCTCCCCGGATATTTTTGACCA aACAATGCAAGTAAACGTTAGGGCTATAGTAAACATATCCCAAATTGTTGCCAGGAAAATGATTGATAATGAAATTACCGGTTCGATTGTTAACATTTCCTCGCAAGGATCaaaa gCAGCATTGAAGGATCACTTGGCCTATTGCACATCTAAAGGTGCTTTGGATGCAATGACTCGTGTGATGGCATTGGAACTAGGACCCCATGGTATTCGAGTAAATACTATCAATCCAACTGTGATAATGACAGATTTGGGGAGAAGAGCTTGGGCTGATCCCGAGAAAGCACAAACTATGCTTTCTAAAATACCTTTGGGCAG GTTTGGAGAAGTACAAGAAGCAGTAAACGCCATTGTTTTCCTTCTCAGCGACAAATCAAGCATGATAAACGGTGTCCATTTACCTGTTGACGGGGGTTTTCTggcaacataa